In Streptomyces erythrochromogenes, the DNA window GGCCGACGCTGCCGCGGCGGGCGCCGCGACCGGCTCCCCGACGGTCTCGGCGACGGGCTTCAGCTGCCACTTGCCGCCCGCGGAGAGCAGCGGGGTGAGCGCGGAGACCACGGGGACGGGCATCCGTCCGGTCTCGGCCCGGCGGCGCAGCAGCTCGCGCAGGTCGAAGACGTAGGCCTCGGTCCGGGCGATGAGCGGCTCGAACCAGGGCAGCGCCAGCAGGATCAGCAGACCCGCGGACCAGCCCAGCAGGACGTCGCTGACCCAGTGCGTGCCGAGGTACACGGTGGTGGCGCCGACGCTCAGCGAGACGACCGCGGACACCACGGACAGCACCCGCCGAGTGACCACGGTGGAAGCCAGGTAGGCCAGGATTCCCCAGGTCACGACGGCGTTGGCGGTGTGGCCGGAAGGGAATATATCGCCGCCCGCGAAGAGTTCGGCCGAGCCGATCTCGGTGGCGTAGTGCGGGCCGAGCCGGCCGAGGCCCAGCTTCACGGACCCGACGGTGACGTTGAGCAGCAGCAGCGCGACGCCGAGGGTGATCAGCGGGCGGAGGGTGTGCTGCCGCCAGGAGCGCCAGCCGAGCCACGCGGCGACCATGACCGCGGTGGGCCCGCGCTGGCCGAGCACGACCAGGTAGTCGAGGAAGGCGTGCAGCTGCGGCCACTGCTCGTAGGGCCGGAAGAACATGATCTGCCAGTCCAGGCGGACCAGCCAGGACGTGGTCAGCACGGCCACCACGATGGCGAGGTAGAACGCGAGGGTCGATCCCAGGAGCACGACGCGGTGCCGGCTCATCTGCGGAGTCTGCAGATGAGCCGGTCGCTCTGGTTCCCGGTCCAGCCGGGCGAAGACCCGCTCCAGACGGGTCAGGATTTGATCGGTACGCACTCAATCGACGTTACCGCCCGGCGATGGTCGGCCCGGGCGAATCGCGGGCTTTGTGATGACCATGTGATGTGGAGTTGGTCTCACGCGGACCCTAATTCCCGGTATTCCGGCAGGGGTTGGATCCTTCTCGATCCGGTGTCCG includes these proteins:
- a CDS encoding phosphatase PAP2 family protein; protein product: MRTDQILTRLERVFARLDREPERPAHLQTPQMSRHRVVLLGSTLAFYLAIVVAVLTTSWLVRLDWQIMFFRPYEQWPQLHAFLDYLVVLGQRGPTAVMVAAWLGWRSWRQHTLRPLITLGVALLLLNVTVGSVKLGLGRLGPHYATEIGSAELFAGGDIFPSGHTANAVVTWGILAYLASTVVTRRVLSVVSAVVSLSVGATTVYLGTHWVSDVLLGWSAGLLILLALPWFEPLIARTEAYVFDLRELLRRRAETGRMPVPVVSALTPLLSAGGKWQLKPVAETVGEPVAAPAAAASAGAAAGHSPAHRSAAHPANRPHLIRSERTPVTPVGSRRPAHPAHPERAGTRGTAARPVAGG